A genomic segment from Malus domestica chromosome 05, GDT2T_hap1 encodes:
- the LOC139196280 gene encoding uncharacterized protein → MEVPNDVGSSLPCLVYLFLDNNNFRSLPSLSDLSMLHALKLNGCRNLVEITDLPKSLDILEMDDCSALERMPDFSGMSTSVSLGSPKLIEFPGLDSALNSGLKLHMFTHNNVIDFLLKDNTLQGWTGSGYMNLVGRQIPTWFNYVNEGTQVSFEVPNEIGCNAKTLAVCLALVPYDDVSSIDFERASFIYVINHTKGTSFYVCIGHVFSFQEILCLGNFSLSETEFNLEEGDLVHVIVHCPTTVVKKIGVRLVCDKLMTFEGSLFLYHSIPYERAIEEAFTEVDDFDDEYEDDFDEDDDNDNEDFDEEDQDGDANDEDDDDDDDCVS, encoded by the exons ATGGAAGTGCCTAATGATGTTGGGAGTAGTCTACCTTGTTTAGTGTACTTATTTCTAGATAACAATAATTTTCGGAGCCTTCCAAGCCTCAGTGACCTCTCCATGCTTCATGCACTAAAATTGAATGGCTGCAGAAACCTTGTCGAGATCACAGATTTACCAAAAAGTTTGGATATCCTGGAGATGGACGACTGCTCTGCATTAGAAAGAATGCCAGATTTTTCAGGCATGTCGACATCCGTGTCTCTTGGTTCCCCCAAACTCATTGAGTTTCCAGGCTTGGATAGCGCGTTAAACTCGGGCCTCAAACTTCATATGTTCACACACAACAATGTCATAGATTTCCTTCTTAAGGATAACACGCTacag GGATGGACAGGAAGTGGATATATGAATCTTGTAGGAAGACAAATTCCCACTTGGTTCAATTATGTCAACGAAGGTACCCAAGTCTCTTTTGAAGTGCCTAATGAAATTGGTTGTAATGCAAAAACGTTAGCTGTGTGCCTGGCTTTGGTTCCTTATGATGACGTTAGCTCGATTGATTTTGAGCGGGCGTCTTTTATTTATGTTATTAATCACACCAAGGGTACTAGTTTTTATGTCTGTATAGGACATGTTTTTTCCTTTCAAGAAATCCTTTGCCTTGGAAATTTTTCGTTGTCGGAAACTGAGTTCAATTTGGAAGAAGGCGATTTGGTTCATGTTATTGTACATTGTCCAACTACCGTGGTGAAGAAAATAGGGGTACGTTTAGTATGCGACAAACTTATGACTTTCGAAGGTTCGTTATTTCTTTACCATTCTATCCCTTACGAACGGGCCATAGAAGAAGCTTTTACTGAAgttgatgattttgatgatgaataTGAAGATGATTTTGATGAGGATGATGACAACGACAATGAGGATTTTGATGAGGAGGACCAAGACGGTGATGCTAATGA
- the LOC139187655 gene encoding disease resistance protein RUN1-like isoform X3: protein MECRRTLGQLVLPIFYDIDPSHVRKQIDCFGQLLRDHIDEKKVESCKVERWRTALTKASNLSGGDLQDGHEAKFIRRITEEVTRKLNNTYLDVAPYQVGIDSRVQNISTYLCIGDSDDVRVIGILGMGGIGKTTLAKAVYNRFSDRFQGKSFLEKVREKKLEKLQKQLLSDILQTTKTKVSNVAAGTALVGERFRRLKVLVIVDDVDNVKQLRELAGNCHSFGPGSRIIITTRNERVLKEFGVDKIYQAEGMGREEALELLSWHAFRSSCCPSQYLVLASEVVNYCGRLPLALEVLGSTLFKRSVDEWRSILDELKMIPHGEIQAQLKISYDGLNDNYKRRMFLDIAFFFIGMDKNYVIQILDGCGFYATTGIEVLLDRCLVTIGRKNKIMMHDLLRDMGRDIVHAENPDFPGGRSRLWRSEDVNDVLIDKSGTEKIEGLALNLPSLVETSFSTEAFRNMKRLRLLQLNYVRLARGYQCLSKKLRWLCWHGFPLEIIPIELCQPNIVAIDMQYSSLKQVLCEYSGLLGKLKILNLSHSHDLTQSPDFSKFPNLEKLILKDCKRLAKVHKSIGDLKSLVLVNLKDCETLKALPRSFYKSKSVKTLVLNGCSGFRSLSEHLGKMASLVTLFADGTAIKKVPASIV from the exons ATGGAGTGTAGAAGAACGCTGGGGCAGTTAGTTTTGCCGATATTCTATGACATTGATCCTTCGCATGTCAGGAAACAGATTGACTGTTTTGGACAATTGCTTCGGGACCATATAGATGAAAAGAAGGTAGAGAGTTGTAAGGTAGAGAGGTGGAGAACTGCTCTTACTAAAGCTTCGAATTTGTCTGGCGGGGATCTCCAAGACGG GCATGAAGCAAAGTTTATCAGGAGGATTACTGAGGAAGTCACTAGAAAGCTGAACAACACATACTTAGACGTAGCACCCTACCAAGTCGGAATAGATTCTCGAGTGCAAAATATCAGTACTTATTTATGCATCGGAGATTCAGATGATGTTCGGGTGATTGGAATTTTGGGCATGGGTGGAATAGGTAAAACAACGCTTGCTAAAGCCGTTTATAATCGATTTTCTGACAGGTTTCAAGGTAAAAGTTTCCTTGAAAAAGTGAGGGAAAAGAAACTtgaaaaattgcaaaaacaaCTTCTTTCTGATATCTTGCAAACCACCAAGACAAAAGTAAGCAATGTTGCTGCAGGGACTGCCCTGGTAGGGGAAAGATTTCGACGCTTAAAGGTACTTGTCATAGTTGATGATGTAGACAATGTGAAGCAGCTACGCGAATTAGCTGGAAATTGCCACTCTTTTGGCCCGGGGAGCAGAATCATCATCACAACTAGAAATGAACGTGTGCTAAAAGAATTTGGAGTTGATAAGATATATCAGGCAGAAGGAATGGGCCGAGAAGAGGCTCTTGAGCTCCTAAGTTGGCATGCTTTCAGAAGTAGTTGTTGTCCTAGTCAATATCTTGTGCTCGCAAGCGAAGTTGTCAATTACTGTGGAAGACTGCCGCTggctcttgaagttttaggATCTACTCTTTTCAAACGAAGTGTAGATGAATGGAGAagtatattggatgaattgaaaatGATTCCTCATGGAGAAATTCAGGCACAACTCAAAATAAGCTACGACGGGCTAAATGATAATTACAAGAGGCGGATGTTCCTCGatatagcttttttttttatcggaATGGACAAGAACTATGTCATACAAATCTTGGATGGTTGTGGCTTTTATGCAACTACAGGAATCGAGGTCCTCCTTGACCGGTGCCTTGTAACTATTGGTAGAAAAAACAAGATTATGATGCATGATTTGCTTCGGGATATGGGCAGAGATATTGTGCATGCAGAAAATCCCGATTTCCCTGGAGGACGGAGTAGATTGTGGCGTTCTGAAGATGTAAATGATGTATTGATAGACAAATCT GGAACTGAAAAAATTGAAGGTCTTGCTTTGAATTTGCCGAGTCTTGTAGAGACTAGTTTCAGTACTGAGGCGTTTAGAAATATGAAGAGACTGAGATTGCTCCAACTGAACTATGTTCGGCTTGCTAGGGGATACCAATGTCTTTCCAAAAAATTAAGATGGCTGTGCTGGCATGGATTCCCATTGGAGATCATACCAATAGAACTGTGTCAACCAAACATAGTCGCTATCGACATGCAGTACAGCAGCCTCAAACAAGTTCTTTGTGAGTATTCTGGG TTGCTTGGTAAGTTGAAGATTTTGAATCTCAGCCACTCCCACGATCTAACACAATCGCCAGACTTTTCGAAATTCCCAAATCTTGAGAAATTGATACTCAAAGATTGTAAGAGGTTGGCTAAAGTTCACAAGTCCATCGGAGATCTCAAGAGTCTTGTGTTGGTGAATTTGAAAGACTGTGAAACGCTTAAGGCTCTCCCGAGGAGTTTCTACAAGTCGAAATCTGTCAAAACTCTTGTTCTCAATGGTTGTTCAGGATTCCGAAGCTTGTCCGAGCACTTGGGGAAAATGGCATCATTGGTCACTCTTTTTGCTGATGGGACGGCCATAAAAAAAGTACCAGCTTCCATCGTATGA
- the LOC139187655 gene encoding disease resistance protein RUN1-like isoform X1 → MKEMDTWSSLGKLLTLVLVLVSYHFAARNSGLVFDVVIFLLCSFSHVFRQMNVSVPDKASSSSSLPGSSSSSSSSSSSFTSSLSSSSSLSSSASLSSSSFSKGSLYDVFISFRGEDTRKNFTGHLYEALTKAGINAFIDDEELKKGEELTIAFERAIQGSKISIIVFSRQYANSSWCLEELVKIMECRRTLGQLVLPIFYDIDPSHVRKQIDCFGQLLRDHIDEKKVESCKVERWRTALTKASNLSGGDLQDGHEAKFIRRITEEVTRKLNNTYLDVAPYQVGIDSRVQNISTYLCIGDSDDVRVIGILGMGGIGKTTLAKAVYNRFSDRFQGKSFLEKVREKKLEKLQKQLLSDILQTTKTKVSNVAAGTALVGERFRRLKVLVIVDDVDNVKQLRELAGNCHSFGPGSRIIITTRNERVLKEFGVDKIYQAEGMGREEALELLSWHAFRSSCCPSQYLVLASEVVNYCGRLPLALEVLGSTLFKRSVDEWRSILDELKMIPHGEIQAQLKISYDGLNDNYKRRMFLDIAFFFIGMDKNYVIQILDGCGFYATTGIEVLLDRCLVTIGRKNKIMMHDLLRDMGRDIVHAENPDFPGGRSRLWRSEDVNDVLIDKSQGTEKIEGLALNLPSLVETSFSTEAFRNMKRLRLLQLNYVRLARGYQCLSKKLRWLCWHGFPLEIIPIELCQPNIVAIDMQYSSLKQVLCEYSGLLGKLKILNLSHSHDLTQSPDFSKFPNLEKLILKDCKRLAKVHKSIGDLKSLVLVNLKDCETLKALPRSFYKSKSVKTLVLNGCSGFRSLSEHLGKMASLVTLFADGTAIKKVPASIV, encoded by the exons atgaaggaaatggATACCTGGTCGAGCTTAGGGAAGCTGTTAACTTTGGTGCTGGTGTTAGTGTCCTATCACTTTGCGGCTCGCAATTCCGGTCTTGTCTTTGATGTCGTCATCTTCCTCCTCTGCTCCTTTAGCCACGTCTTTCGCCAAATGAATGTCTCAGTCCCCGATAAAGCCTCATCGTCCTCCTCCTTGCCCGGATCCTCATCCTCGTCCTCATCCTCATCGTCCTCCTTCACCTCCTCGctctcatcctcatcctcattgTCCTCCTCCGCCTCCTTGTCCTCGTCCTCCTTCTCAAAAGGTTCGCTCTACGATGTGTTCATAAGCTTTAGAGGCGAAGACACACGTAAAAACTTCACGGGCCACCTCTATGAAGCATTAACAAAGGCCGGAATCAATGCTTTTATTGACGACGAAGAACTAAAAAAGGGAGAAGAATTAACAATCGCATTTGAGAGGGCAATCCAAGGTTCTAAGATCTCTATCATCGTCTTCTCTAGACAGTATGCGAACTCCAGCTGGTGCCTCGAGGAGCTGGTAAAGATCATGGAGTGTAGAAGAACGCTGGGGCAGTTAGTTTTGCCGATATTCTATGACATTGATCCTTCGCATGTCAGGAAACAGATTGACTGTTTTGGACAATTGCTTCGGGACCATATAGATGAAAAGAAGGTAGAGAGTTGTAAGGTAGAGAGGTGGAGAACTGCTCTTACTAAAGCTTCGAATTTGTCTGGCGGGGATCTCCAAGACGG GCATGAAGCAAAGTTTATCAGGAGGATTACTGAGGAAGTCACTAGAAAGCTGAACAACACATACTTAGACGTAGCACCCTACCAAGTCGGAATAGATTCTCGAGTGCAAAATATCAGTACTTATTTATGCATCGGAGATTCAGATGATGTTCGGGTGATTGGAATTTTGGGCATGGGTGGAATAGGTAAAACAACGCTTGCTAAAGCCGTTTATAATCGATTTTCTGACAGGTTTCAAGGTAAAAGTTTCCTTGAAAAAGTGAGGGAAAAGAAACTtgaaaaattgcaaaaacaaCTTCTTTCTGATATCTTGCAAACCACCAAGACAAAAGTAAGCAATGTTGCTGCAGGGACTGCCCTGGTAGGGGAAAGATTTCGACGCTTAAAGGTACTTGTCATAGTTGATGATGTAGACAATGTGAAGCAGCTACGCGAATTAGCTGGAAATTGCCACTCTTTTGGCCCGGGGAGCAGAATCATCATCACAACTAGAAATGAACGTGTGCTAAAAGAATTTGGAGTTGATAAGATATATCAGGCAGAAGGAATGGGCCGAGAAGAGGCTCTTGAGCTCCTAAGTTGGCATGCTTTCAGAAGTAGTTGTTGTCCTAGTCAATATCTTGTGCTCGCAAGCGAAGTTGTCAATTACTGTGGAAGACTGCCGCTggctcttgaagttttaggATCTACTCTTTTCAAACGAAGTGTAGATGAATGGAGAagtatattggatgaattgaaaatGATTCCTCATGGAGAAATTCAGGCACAACTCAAAATAAGCTACGACGGGCTAAATGATAATTACAAGAGGCGGATGTTCCTCGatatagcttttttttttatcggaATGGACAAGAACTATGTCATACAAATCTTGGATGGTTGTGGCTTTTATGCAACTACAGGAATCGAGGTCCTCCTTGACCGGTGCCTTGTAACTATTGGTAGAAAAAACAAGATTATGATGCATGATTTGCTTCGGGATATGGGCAGAGATATTGTGCATGCAGAAAATCCCGATTTCCCTGGAGGACGGAGTAGATTGTGGCGTTCTGAAGATGTAAATGATGTATTGATAGACAAATCT CAGGGAACTGAAAAAATTGAAGGTCTTGCTTTGAATTTGCCGAGTCTTGTAGAGACTAGTTTCAGTACTGAGGCGTTTAGAAATATGAAGAGACTGAGATTGCTCCAACTGAACTATGTTCGGCTTGCTAGGGGATACCAATGTCTTTCCAAAAAATTAAGATGGCTGTGCTGGCATGGATTCCCATTGGAGATCATACCAATAGAACTGTGTCAACCAAACATAGTCGCTATCGACATGCAGTACAGCAGCCTCAAACAAGTTCTTTGTGAGTATTCTGGG TTGCTTGGTAAGTTGAAGATTTTGAATCTCAGCCACTCCCACGATCTAACACAATCGCCAGACTTTTCGAAATTCCCAAATCTTGAGAAATTGATACTCAAAGATTGTAAGAGGTTGGCTAAAGTTCACAAGTCCATCGGAGATCTCAAGAGTCTTGTGTTGGTGAATTTGAAAGACTGTGAAACGCTTAAGGCTCTCCCGAGGAGTTTCTACAAGTCGAAATCTGTCAAAACTCTTGTTCTCAATGGTTGTTCAGGATTCCGAAGCTTGTCCGAGCACTTGGGGAAAATGGCATCATTGGTCACTCTTTTTGCTGATGGGACGGCCATAAAAAAAGTACCAGCTTCCATCGTATGA
- the LOC103434764 gene encoding probable polyol transporter 4 yields the protein MMGLLGGQQNGNAAENGIAGSEFQLGGSKNKYQRMESEVGETAEDVPLTDKNSRRYVLACAIFASLNSVLLGYDVGVMSGAIIFIQEDLKLTNVQLELLVGILSIVSLLGSLAGGKTSDVIGRKWTIALASIVFQSGALIMALAPNFTVLMIGRLFAGVGIGFGVMIAPVYIAEISSATARGSLTSLPEIFVNFGILLGYISNYVFSGLPAHISWRVMLGVGLIPSIFLGFSLFVIPESPRWLVMQNRMEDARMVLIKTNESEKDVADRLAEIQQAAGMANDENYEAKAIWREIVNPNPAVRRMLITGCGIQCFQQITGIDALVYYSPTIFKDAGIKGNTEVLAATVVVGFTKTVFILVAIFLIDRVGRKPLLYVGTIGMTACLFVLSVALALPGQGEVGIGVAILAVCGNVAFFSVGIGPICWVLSSEVFPLKLRAQASALGAVGSRVSSGVITMSFLSVSGAITVAGTFFIFSLISGLSVAFVHTCVPETKGKTLEEIEMLFQDKGEWQGGGEVEMGDAERLVENKLPTIEPVTSLEPYRQVARYIN from the exons ATGATGGGGTTGCTGGGTGGACAGCAAAACGGAAATGCAGCTGAGAATGGGATTGCCGGGTCCGAATTTCAACTCGGAGGGAGCAAGAACAAGTACCAGAGAATGGAGTCCGAGGTCGGAGAGACAGCGGAAGATGTTCCATTGACCGACAAAAATAGCAGGAGATATGTCTTGGCCTGCGCAATCTTTGCCTCCCTCAATTCCGTGCTTCTTGGATACG ATGTGGGTGTTATGAGTGGAGCAATTATATTCATCCAAGAGGATCTGAAACTCACCAATGTACAACTAGAACTTCTTGTTGGAATTTTGAGTATAGTCTCCCTATTGGGAAGCTTAGCCGGCGGAAAAACTTCTGATGTCATTGGTAGAAAGTGGACAATTGCGTTGGCATCAATTGTCTTTCAGTCTGGTGCTCTTATAATGGCCCTTGCTCCTAATTTCACAGTACTGATGATTGGTAGACTCTTTGCAGGGGTGGGGATAGGATTCGGGGTCATGATTGCGCCTGTTTACATTGCTGAGATTTCTTCTGCAACAGCACGAGGATCTCTTACATCTCTTCCTgagatttttgtaaattttgggaTCCTGCTTGGATATatatcaaattatgttttttcagGACTTCCCGCACATATAAGTTGGAGAGTCATGCTTGGTGTGGGGCTCATACCTTCCAtctttcttggattttctcTTTTTGTGATCCCGGAGTCCCCGAGGTGGTTGGTGATGCAGAATAGGATGGAAGATGCAAGGATGGTATTGATAAAGACTAATGAGAGTGAAAAAGATGTTGCGGACAGATTGGCAGAAATACAGCAAGCCGCAGGGATGGCCAATGATGAAAACTATGAAGCAAAAGCTATATGGCGCGAAATTGTTAATCCTAATCCTGCTGTTCGACGAATGCTGATTACTGGTTGTGGAATCCAATGTTTCCAACAGATTACTGGTATTGATGCACTTGTGTATTATAGTCCTACGATTTTCAAAGATGCTGGAATTAAAGGCAACACTGAAGTTCTTGCTGCAACTGTTGTTGTTGGGTTTACCAAAACTGTGTTCATCTTGGTAGCCATCTTTCTGATTGACAGAGTGGGGAGAAAGCCTTTGCTTTACGTGGGCACTATAGGAATGACTGCTTGTTTATTTGTTCTGAGCGTCGCTCTAGCATTGCCAGGACAGGGGGAAGTGGGGATTGGAGTGGCAATATTAGCTGTTTGTGGGAATGTAGCTTTCTTCTCAGTAGGAATTGGCCCAATTTGTTGGGTATTGTCATCGGAAGTCTTCCCTCTAAAGCTTCGAGCTCAAGCATCTGCCCTTGGGGCCGTTGGTAGTAGGGTTAGTAGTGGTGTCATTACCATGTCGTTCCTCTCCGTGTCTGGGGCAATAACAGTGGCAGGAAccttctttattttttcattgATTTCAGGTCTTTCTGTTGCTTTTGTCCACACATGTGTTCCAGAAACAAAAGGAAAGACTTTGGAAGAAATTGAAATGCTTTTCCAAGACAAAGGAGAATGGCAAGGCGGTGGTGAGGTTGAAATGGGAGATGCAGAACGTCTGGTGGAGAACAAACTTCCAACGATAGAGCCTGTAACAAGTCTGGAGCCATATAGGCAGGTTGCACGCTacataaattag
- the LOC139187655 gene encoding disease resistance protein RUN1-like isoform X2, whose product MKEMDTWSSLGKLLTLVLVLVSYHFAARNSGLVFDVVIFLLCSFSHVFRQMNVSVPDKASSSSSLPGSSSSSSSSSSSFTSSLSSSSSLSSSASLSSSSFSKGSLYDVFISFRGEDTRKNFTGHLYEALTKAGINAFIDDEELKKGEELTIAFERAIQGSKISIIVFSRQYANSSWCLEELVKIMECRRTLGQLVLPIFYDIDPSHVRKQIDCFGQLLRDHIDEKKVESCKVERWRTALTKASNLSGGDLQDGHEAKFIRRITEEVTRKLNNTYLDVAPYQVGIDSRVQNISTYLCIGDSDDVRVIGILGMGGIGKTTLAKAVYNRFSDRFQGKSFLEKVREKKLEKLQKQLLSDILQTTKTKVSNVAAGTALVGERFRRLKVLVIVDDVDNVKQLRELAGNCHSFGPGSRIIITTRNERVLKEFGVDKIYQAEGMGREEALELLSWHAFRSSCCPSQYLVLASEVVNYCGRLPLALEVLGSTLFKRSVDEWRSILDELKMIPHGEIQAQLKISYDGLNDNYKRRMFLDIAFFFIGMDKNYVIQILDGCGFYATTGIEVLLDRCLVTIGRKNKIMMHDLLRDMGRDIVHAENPDFPGGRSRLWRSEDVNDVLIDKSGTEKIEGLALNLPSLVETSFSTEAFRNMKRLRLLQLNYVRLARGYQCLSKKLRWLCWHGFPLEIIPIELCQPNIVAIDMQYSSLKQVLCEYSGLLGKLKILNLSHSHDLTQSPDFSKFPNLEKLILKDCKRLAKVHKSIGDLKSLVLVNLKDCETLKALPRSFYKSKSVKTLVLNGCSGFRSLSEHLGKMASLVTLFADGTAIKKVPASIV is encoded by the exons atgaaggaaatggATACCTGGTCGAGCTTAGGGAAGCTGTTAACTTTGGTGCTGGTGTTAGTGTCCTATCACTTTGCGGCTCGCAATTCCGGTCTTGTCTTTGATGTCGTCATCTTCCTCCTCTGCTCCTTTAGCCACGTCTTTCGCCAAATGAATGTCTCAGTCCCCGATAAAGCCTCATCGTCCTCCTCCTTGCCCGGATCCTCATCCTCGTCCTCATCCTCATCGTCCTCCTTCACCTCCTCGctctcatcctcatcctcattgTCCTCCTCCGCCTCCTTGTCCTCGTCCTCCTTCTCAAAAGGTTCGCTCTACGATGTGTTCATAAGCTTTAGAGGCGAAGACACACGTAAAAACTTCACGGGCCACCTCTATGAAGCATTAACAAAGGCCGGAATCAATGCTTTTATTGACGACGAAGAACTAAAAAAGGGAGAAGAATTAACAATCGCATTTGAGAGGGCAATCCAAGGTTCTAAGATCTCTATCATCGTCTTCTCTAGACAGTATGCGAACTCCAGCTGGTGCCTCGAGGAGCTGGTAAAGATCATGGAGTGTAGAAGAACGCTGGGGCAGTTAGTTTTGCCGATATTCTATGACATTGATCCTTCGCATGTCAGGAAACAGATTGACTGTTTTGGACAATTGCTTCGGGACCATATAGATGAAAAGAAGGTAGAGAGTTGTAAGGTAGAGAGGTGGAGAACTGCTCTTACTAAAGCTTCGAATTTGTCTGGCGGGGATCTCCAAGACGG GCATGAAGCAAAGTTTATCAGGAGGATTACTGAGGAAGTCACTAGAAAGCTGAACAACACATACTTAGACGTAGCACCCTACCAAGTCGGAATAGATTCTCGAGTGCAAAATATCAGTACTTATTTATGCATCGGAGATTCAGATGATGTTCGGGTGATTGGAATTTTGGGCATGGGTGGAATAGGTAAAACAACGCTTGCTAAAGCCGTTTATAATCGATTTTCTGACAGGTTTCAAGGTAAAAGTTTCCTTGAAAAAGTGAGGGAAAAGAAACTtgaaaaattgcaaaaacaaCTTCTTTCTGATATCTTGCAAACCACCAAGACAAAAGTAAGCAATGTTGCTGCAGGGACTGCCCTGGTAGGGGAAAGATTTCGACGCTTAAAGGTACTTGTCATAGTTGATGATGTAGACAATGTGAAGCAGCTACGCGAATTAGCTGGAAATTGCCACTCTTTTGGCCCGGGGAGCAGAATCATCATCACAACTAGAAATGAACGTGTGCTAAAAGAATTTGGAGTTGATAAGATATATCAGGCAGAAGGAATGGGCCGAGAAGAGGCTCTTGAGCTCCTAAGTTGGCATGCTTTCAGAAGTAGTTGTTGTCCTAGTCAATATCTTGTGCTCGCAAGCGAAGTTGTCAATTACTGTGGAAGACTGCCGCTggctcttgaagttttaggATCTACTCTTTTCAAACGAAGTGTAGATGAATGGAGAagtatattggatgaattgaaaatGATTCCTCATGGAGAAATTCAGGCACAACTCAAAATAAGCTACGACGGGCTAAATGATAATTACAAGAGGCGGATGTTCCTCGatatagcttttttttttatcggaATGGACAAGAACTATGTCATACAAATCTTGGATGGTTGTGGCTTTTATGCAACTACAGGAATCGAGGTCCTCCTTGACCGGTGCCTTGTAACTATTGGTAGAAAAAACAAGATTATGATGCATGATTTGCTTCGGGATATGGGCAGAGATATTGTGCATGCAGAAAATCCCGATTTCCCTGGAGGACGGAGTAGATTGTGGCGTTCTGAAGATGTAAATGATGTATTGATAGACAAATCT GGAACTGAAAAAATTGAAGGTCTTGCTTTGAATTTGCCGAGTCTTGTAGAGACTAGTTTCAGTACTGAGGCGTTTAGAAATATGAAGAGACTGAGATTGCTCCAACTGAACTATGTTCGGCTTGCTAGGGGATACCAATGTCTTTCCAAAAAATTAAGATGGCTGTGCTGGCATGGATTCCCATTGGAGATCATACCAATAGAACTGTGTCAACCAAACATAGTCGCTATCGACATGCAGTACAGCAGCCTCAAACAAGTTCTTTGTGAGTATTCTGGG TTGCTTGGTAAGTTGAAGATTTTGAATCTCAGCCACTCCCACGATCTAACACAATCGCCAGACTTTTCGAAATTCCCAAATCTTGAGAAATTGATACTCAAAGATTGTAAGAGGTTGGCTAAAGTTCACAAGTCCATCGGAGATCTCAAGAGTCTTGTGTTGGTGAATTTGAAAGACTGTGAAACGCTTAAGGCTCTCCCGAGGAGTTTCTACAAGTCGAAATCTGTCAAAACTCTTGTTCTCAATGGTTGTTCAGGATTCCGAAGCTTGTCCGAGCACTTGGGGAAAATGGCATCATTGGTCACTCTTTTTGCTGATGGGACGGCCATAAAAAAAGTACCAGCTTCCATCGTATGA
- the LOC103434765 gene encoding uncharacterized protein codes for MFDCESSKLPNPLHVLIHHIQELKRQILSLLLCLPTSLLALLLLLLLAYNGFYIFCFHLPFLPDSPPERAIFPPEKVAGDSVPKWVPPHFTSSSSTSSSKLSSSLPVMYVVKEENAPMFLNPHLSALQNQRNPTVPISTLSTHRRRRLRKHKRKLKSVPTEPKPPLFSTRIRSFFAGNSTSPCNVRVFMTWISSKSFGSRELLSVESLFKSHPNTCLAIVSKSLDSDKGIRMLRPFQDLGFRAIAISPDFEYLLKDTPAESWYFELRKGTVNPGGVSIGQNLSNLLRLALLYKFGGIYLDTDFVVLKSLSKLRNVIGAQTIDPITKKWSRLNNAVLVFDKNHTLLFKFIQEFALTFDGNKWGHNGPYLVSRVVSRVIGNQQNPGSNFTVLTPSAFYPVNWSRIRSLFRAPTDEVHSKWRLEKLRNLCTQSFGVHLWNSQSRRLKVEKGSIMDHIMSEFSVFSNSSASSFVSVV; via the coding sequence ATGTTTGATTGTGAAAGCTCCAAACTTCCCAATCCACTCCATGTCCTCATCCACCATATCCAAGAATTAAAGAGGCagattctctctcttcttctctgcctCCCCACTTCCCTTCTcgctctcctcctcctcctcctcttagCCTACAACGGCTTCTACATCTTCTgcttccacctccctttcctccCCGATTCCCCGCCGGAGCGCGCCATTTTCCCTCCTGAAAAAGTCGCCGGAGACTCCGTTCCCAAATGGGTTCCTCCTCATTTTacgtcttcttcttccacctCAAGCTCaaagctttcttcttctttgcctgTAATGTACGTTGTGAAAGAAGAAAACGCGCCAATGTTCTTGAACCCCCATTTGTCTGCTCTGCAAAACCAGAGGAATCCGACGGTACCCATCTCGACATTATCGACACACAGGCGGCGGCGTCTGAGGAAGCACAAGCGGAAGCTCAAATCCGTTCCTACCGAGCCAAAACCCCCTCTGTTTTCGACACGAATTCGATCATTCTTCGCCGGAAACTCCACCTCTCCCTGTAATGTCagagtctttatgacttggatTTCCTCCAAGTCCTTCGGAAGCAGGGAATTGCTTTCCGTGGAGAGCTTGTTCAAGTCCCATCCGAATACCTGCCTGGCCATCGTGTCGAAATCATTGGATTCCGATAAGGGAATCCGAATGCTGAGGCCATTTCAAGATTTGGGTTTTAGAGCAATTGCAATCTCTCCCGATTTCGAGTACTTGTTGAAGGACACACCTGCAGAATCTTGGTATTTCGAACTCCGGAAAGGGACTGTGAATCCGGGTGGAGTTTCTATAGGCCAGAATCTCTCCAATCTCCTCAGGCTTGCATTGCTGTACAAGTTTGGTGGGATTTACTTAGACACGGATTTCGTAGTTTTAAAGAGCTTGTCGAAGCTCAGGAACGTGATTGGAGCTCAGACAATTGATCCCATAACGAAGAAATGGAGTAGACTAAACAACGCAGTGTTGGTTTTCGACAAGAACCACACATTGCTCTTCAAGTTCATCCAAGAATTCGCCCTCACATTCGATGGCAACAAGTGGGGACACAACGGCCCTTACTTGGTCTCGAGGGTGGTCTCAAGAGTGATCGGAAATCAGCAAAACCCGGGTTCTAATTTCACAGTCTTGACGCCCTCGGCGTTCTATCCGGTGAACTGGAGTCGAATTCGGAGCCTTTTTCGAGCTCCAACAGACGAAGTTCACTCGAAGTGGCGGCTGGAGAAGTTGAGGAATTTGTGTACTCAGAGCTTTGGAGTTCACTTGTGGAACAGCCAGAGCCGGCGGTTGAAGGTTGAGAAGGGCAGCATTATGGATCATATAATGTCGGAATTTTCGGTGTTTTCAAACTCTTCAGCATCAAGCTTTGTCAGTGTAGTATAA